In a genomic window of Quercus lobata isolate SW786 chromosome 4, ValleyOak3.0 Primary Assembly, whole genome shotgun sequence:
- the LOC115988017 gene encoding G-type lectin S-receptor-like serine/threonine-protein kinase LECRK1 isoform X2 has protein sequence MPRRLLSDTCVQRQNSNPFTSRLEEFAFGFHPLESEKFLLAVWFNKIKEPTIVWSANGNEPAPQDSKLTLDISGAFVLNDPNGKELWKTPRNGSKSSCAALLDNGNLVILDERYNSIWESFKEPTDTILPGQILYMNTILRSRESETNYSKGRFQLSFQIDGNFVLYSLSMPSEALEKAYFATGTTNWESQLNFTEDGYMYIQDANFTNRVYNLTKESPAGSKENFYYLARIDYDGGFRLYNHTRKVSTPSESCSSSWTVVQSIPSDICATFTGDAAAVGGGFCGPNGYCRTAGDSSGNGPAFCFCPEGFSPLDQSNNFAGCKPDFLLPSCQIGWEKQKENIEFKMLQNVNWPFTDYGRVTVANEAECRQLCLDDCLCIVVIYEGNGNQCWKKKYPLSNGMYIESNTSKVLIKTPKIIDSDKKHQSMVVVLALLLGSSAFLNILFFLGSIVAIIYLYHKRLNSQWNIDRTLTTNVRSYTYKELEEATRGFRQTVGKGAFGTVYKGVLPSDSKRFVAVKKLGKVVEEGEKEFKTEVSVIGQTHHKNLVRLLGYCDEGQHRLLVYEYMSNGSLASFLFGISRPHWNQRVQIAFGTARGLMYLHEECSTQIIHCDIKPQNILLDEYFTPRIADFGLAKLLLADQSRAARTAIRGTIGYFAPEWFRKASISVKVDVYSFGVMLLEIICCKSSVAFALGEEEALIDWAYECYKDKKLDKLIEDDEEAKNDMKRLERFVIVAIWCIQEDPSLRPSMKKITQMLEGVIEVSVPPSPSLFTSSPPSFKK, from the exons ATGCCGCGGCGTTTGCTCTCTGATACGTGTGTGCAGA GGCAAAACAGTAATCCATTCACGTCGAGATTAGAAGAATTTGCCTTCGGATTCCATCCTCTTGAAAGTGAGAAGTTCTTGCTTGCAGTTTggttcaataaaataaaagagccaACCATAGTTTGGTCTGCAAATGGAAATGAACCAGCACCACAAGATTCTAAACTGACGCTGGATATCAGCGGTGCATTTGTTCTCAATGACCCTAATGGCAAAGAGTTATGGAAGACTCCAAGGAATGGTTCCAAATCCAGTTGTGCGGCTCTGCTGGACAATGGTAACTTGGTGATTTTAGATGAGCGGTATAATTCTATATGGGAAAGCTTCAAAGAGCCTACTGATACAATCTTGCCTGGCCAAATACTGTACATGAATACCATACTCAGGTCTCGAGAATCTGAGACAAATTATTCAAAAGGGCGCTTCCAGCTTTCTTTTCAGATTGATGGCAATTTCGTGCTTTACTCTCTTTCTATGCCATCTGAAGCCCTTGAGAAGGCTTATTTTGCCACCGGCACAACGAACTGGGAATCACAGTTGAACTTTACTGAGGATGGATACATGTACATCCAAGATGCAAATTTTACAAACAGAGTGTACAACCTTACCAAGGAAAGTCCTGCAGgctcaaaagaaaatttctacTACTTGGCTAGGATTGATTATGATGGTGGCTTCAGATTGTACAACCACACCAGAAAGGTGAGCACCCCAAGTGAGAGCTGTTCTTCATCATGGACTGTAGTGCAAAGCATTCCCAGTGATATTTGTGCTACATTTACTGGTGATGCTGCTGCTGTTGGAGGTGGGTTTTGTGGACCGAACGGATATTGCCGTACCGCAGGTGATTCTAGTGGGAATGGGCCAGCATTTTGCTTTTGTCCTGAGGGATTTTCTCCCTTGGACCAATCCAATAATTTTGCAGGCTGCAAACCAGATTTTTTATTGCCTAGCTGCCAAATTGGATgggaaaagcaaaaagaaaatatagagtTTAAAATGCTTCAAAATGTGAATTGGCCGTTCACAGATTACGGTCGTGTTACCGTGGCTAATGAAGCAGAGTGTAGACAGCTATGCCTTGACGATTGCTTGTGTATTGTGGTCATTTATGAAGGTAACGGTAATCAATGTTGGAAGAAGAAGTATCCTCTGTCCAATGGAATGTATATAGAAAGTAATACTAGCAAAGTTCTCATCAAGACACCTAAAATTATAGATTCAGATAAGAAACACCAGTCTATGGTAGTTGTCTTGGCACTACTCCTTGGCAGCTCTGCATTTCTTAATATCCTTTTCTTCTTAGGTAGTATTGTGGCTATTATCTACTTGTACCACAAAAGGCTCAATTCGCAATGGAATATTGATAGAACACTTACAACAAATGTGAGAAGCTATACATATAAAGAGCTCGAAGAAGCAACCAGGGGCTTCAGGCAAACAGTGGGAAAAGGAGCTTTCGGAACTGTTTATAAAGGAGTCCTTCCATCAGATTCTAAAAGATTTGTTGCAGTCAAGAAGTTAGGCAAGGTGGTAGAAGAAGGTGAGAAGGAATTCAAAACGGAAGTGAGCGTGATCGGTCAAACTCATCACAAGAATTTAGTCCGTTTGCTCGGCTATTGTGATGAGGGGCAGCATCGGCTTCTGGTATATGAGTACATGAGTAATGGCTCTTTAGCTAGCTTTCTCTTTGGGATATCCAGGCCTCATTGGAACCAAAGAGTGCAAATTGCTTTTGGAACAGCACGAGGCCTAATGTACTTACATGAAGAGTGCAGCACCCAAATCATCCACTGCGATATAAAACCTCAAAACATACTCCTAGATGAGTACTTTACGCCAAGGATTGCTGATTTTGGATTAGCAAAGCTTTTGTTGGCAGATCAAAGTCGAGCAGCTCGTACAGCAATAAGAGGGACAATTGGATACTTTGCACCTGAATGGTTTAGGAAAGCATCCATTTCGGTTAAGGTTGATGTGTACAGTTTTGGTGTGATGTTACTAGAGATCATTTGCTGCAAGTCTAGTGTAGCATTTGCACTAGGAGAAGAGGAGGCATTGATAGATTGGGCTTATGAATGCtacaaagataaaaaattagataagttGATAGAAGATGATGAGGAGGCAAAGAATGACATGAAGAGGCTAGAAAGGTTTGTGATTGTGGCGATTTGGTGTATTCAAGAAGATCCTTCACTGAGGCCCTCGATGAAAAAGATCACACAAATGCTCGAGGGAGTGATTGAAGTTTCTGTGCCCCCAAGCCCTTCATTGTTTACTTCTTCTCCCCCTTCATTCAAAAAATAG
- the LOC115988017 gene encoding G-type lectin S-receptor-like serine/threonine-protein kinase LECRK1 isoform X1 — protein sequence MATSTLPHICCLLLLLLLLPLLPTVFTYTEKDCNIRLDSSPLVAGQNSNPFTSRLEEFAFGFHPLESEKFLLAVWFNKIKEPTIVWSANGNEPAPQDSKLTLDISGAFVLNDPNGKELWKTPRNGSKSSCAALLDNGNLVILDERYNSIWESFKEPTDTILPGQILYMNTILRSRESETNYSKGRFQLSFQIDGNFVLYSLSMPSEALEKAYFATGTTNWESQLNFTEDGYMYIQDANFTNRVYNLTKESPAGSKENFYYLARIDYDGGFRLYNHTRKVSTPSESCSSSWTVVQSIPSDICATFTGDAAAVGGGFCGPNGYCRTAGDSSGNGPAFCFCPEGFSPLDQSNNFAGCKPDFLLPSCQIGWEKQKENIEFKMLQNVNWPFTDYGRVTVANEAECRQLCLDDCLCIVVIYEGNGNQCWKKKYPLSNGMYIESNTSKVLIKTPKIIDSDKKHQSMVVVLALLLGSSAFLNILFFLGSIVAIIYLYHKRLNSQWNIDRTLTTNVRSYTYKELEEATRGFRQTVGKGAFGTVYKGVLPSDSKRFVAVKKLGKVVEEGEKEFKTEVSVIGQTHHKNLVRLLGYCDEGQHRLLVYEYMSNGSLASFLFGISRPHWNQRVQIAFGTARGLMYLHEECSTQIIHCDIKPQNILLDEYFTPRIADFGLAKLLLADQSRAARTAIRGTIGYFAPEWFRKASISVKVDVYSFGVMLLEIICCKSSVAFALGEEEALIDWAYECYKDKKLDKLIEDDEEAKNDMKRLERFVIVAIWCIQEDPSLRPSMKKITQMLEGVIEVSVPPSPSLFTSSPPSFKK from the coding sequence ATGGCTACTTCAACACTTCCTCATATTTGTTGTCTCTTGCTTCTgcttctgcttcttcctctccttCCCACTGTTTTCACCTACACTGAAAAAGACTGTAACATAAGGCTGGACTCATCACCTTTAGTTGCAGGGCAAAACAGTAATCCATTCACGTCGAGATTAGAAGAATTTGCCTTCGGATTCCATCCTCTTGAAAGTGAGAAGTTCTTGCTTGCAGTTTggttcaataaaataaaagagccaACCATAGTTTGGTCTGCAAATGGAAATGAACCAGCACCACAAGATTCTAAACTGACGCTGGATATCAGCGGTGCATTTGTTCTCAATGACCCTAATGGCAAAGAGTTATGGAAGACTCCAAGGAATGGTTCCAAATCCAGTTGTGCGGCTCTGCTGGACAATGGTAACTTGGTGATTTTAGATGAGCGGTATAATTCTATATGGGAAAGCTTCAAAGAGCCTACTGATACAATCTTGCCTGGCCAAATACTGTACATGAATACCATACTCAGGTCTCGAGAATCTGAGACAAATTATTCAAAAGGGCGCTTCCAGCTTTCTTTTCAGATTGATGGCAATTTCGTGCTTTACTCTCTTTCTATGCCATCTGAAGCCCTTGAGAAGGCTTATTTTGCCACCGGCACAACGAACTGGGAATCACAGTTGAACTTTACTGAGGATGGATACATGTACATCCAAGATGCAAATTTTACAAACAGAGTGTACAACCTTACCAAGGAAAGTCCTGCAGgctcaaaagaaaatttctacTACTTGGCTAGGATTGATTATGATGGTGGCTTCAGATTGTACAACCACACCAGAAAGGTGAGCACCCCAAGTGAGAGCTGTTCTTCATCATGGACTGTAGTGCAAAGCATTCCCAGTGATATTTGTGCTACATTTACTGGTGATGCTGCTGCTGTTGGAGGTGGGTTTTGTGGACCGAACGGATATTGCCGTACCGCAGGTGATTCTAGTGGGAATGGGCCAGCATTTTGCTTTTGTCCTGAGGGATTTTCTCCCTTGGACCAATCCAATAATTTTGCAGGCTGCAAACCAGATTTTTTATTGCCTAGCTGCCAAATTGGATgggaaaagcaaaaagaaaatatagagtTTAAAATGCTTCAAAATGTGAATTGGCCGTTCACAGATTACGGTCGTGTTACCGTGGCTAATGAAGCAGAGTGTAGACAGCTATGCCTTGACGATTGCTTGTGTATTGTGGTCATTTATGAAGGTAACGGTAATCAATGTTGGAAGAAGAAGTATCCTCTGTCCAATGGAATGTATATAGAAAGTAATACTAGCAAAGTTCTCATCAAGACACCTAAAATTATAGATTCAGATAAGAAACACCAGTCTATGGTAGTTGTCTTGGCACTACTCCTTGGCAGCTCTGCATTTCTTAATATCCTTTTCTTCTTAGGTAGTATTGTGGCTATTATCTACTTGTACCACAAAAGGCTCAATTCGCAATGGAATATTGATAGAACACTTACAACAAATGTGAGAAGCTATACATATAAAGAGCTCGAAGAAGCAACCAGGGGCTTCAGGCAAACAGTGGGAAAAGGAGCTTTCGGAACTGTTTATAAAGGAGTCCTTCCATCAGATTCTAAAAGATTTGTTGCAGTCAAGAAGTTAGGCAAGGTGGTAGAAGAAGGTGAGAAGGAATTCAAAACGGAAGTGAGCGTGATCGGTCAAACTCATCACAAGAATTTAGTCCGTTTGCTCGGCTATTGTGATGAGGGGCAGCATCGGCTTCTGGTATATGAGTACATGAGTAATGGCTCTTTAGCTAGCTTTCTCTTTGGGATATCCAGGCCTCATTGGAACCAAAGAGTGCAAATTGCTTTTGGAACAGCACGAGGCCTAATGTACTTACATGAAGAGTGCAGCACCCAAATCATCCACTGCGATATAAAACCTCAAAACATACTCCTAGATGAGTACTTTACGCCAAGGATTGCTGATTTTGGATTAGCAAAGCTTTTGTTGGCAGATCAAAGTCGAGCAGCTCGTACAGCAATAAGAGGGACAATTGGATACTTTGCACCTGAATGGTTTAGGAAAGCATCCATTTCGGTTAAGGTTGATGTGTACAGTTTTGGTGTGATGTTACTAGAGATCATTTGCTGCAAGTCTAGTGTAGCATTTGCACTAGGAGAAGAGGAGGCATTGATAGATTGGGCTTATGAATGCtacaaagataaaaaattagataagttGATAGAAGATGATGAGGAGGCAAAGAATGACATGAAGAGGCTAGAAAGGTTTGTGATTGTGGCGATTTGGTGTATTCAAGAAGATCCTTCACTGAGGCCCTCGATGAAAAAGATCACACAAATGCTCGAGGGAGTGATTGAAGTTTCTGTGCCCCCAAGCCCTTCATTGTTTACTTCTTCTCCCCCTTCATTCAAAAAATAG